The segment CTTGATGTAACCCCCGTAGTTGGCAACATCCTCTACGCCTTGGGCCGTTTTGAGGTGCCTCCCCACGGTCCAGTCCTGAAGCGTCCTGAGCTCCATCAAATTGTTCGACCCATACAGGATGTATTGCATCACCTCGCCCATGGGGCTCGGGATAAGGTTCGGCTGAACGCCGTCCGGAAGGGATATGTCGGAAAGCCGGTTGATGACTTCCTGGCGGGCTTCCCGATAAGGCATTTCATAGGAAAATTTGCATTTCACATCGGATAAACCATAGAGAGAGGCCGAATTGATCCTCTCGAGCCCCCTCATGCCTGCAAGGCCGACTTCGATGGGAATGGTGATTCGCCTCTCCACTTCTTCGGCCGACTTACCTTCATAGATGCTGACAATCTGGACCATGGGAGGCGAAGGATCAGGGAAGGCCTCCACGTTCAGGTCCTTCACCACAAAGAGCGAGAGAACGAAGGTGGTGAGAACGAGGACCAGTAAAAGTCCGCTGTGGGTGGTGACAAAAACGGTCAGTTTTCTCATGGCTTCTCTAGCTCGATTGCGGAGAGAACGATTTCCTGCCCTTCTTCAAGGCCTTCTACGGCCATATATTTGCCCGAGACCTCCCGGAAAGGCTTAATCTCCTTTATCTCGCACATCTTTCCCTTTCCTTTCACCGGACAATAGACATAGAACTTGCCCTCCCGATAGATCATGGCGGACTGGGGTATCATGGGAAGGAGCTTCTTTTCATGCTCGATCATCAGCTTAAGGAACATGTTCTGCTTGAAATATTCTTTGCCTCCCACCAATTTTATATAAGTTTTCACTGTCTTGGCATCCTGATCGGAAACGTCGCTCACGTAAGTGATGATCCCCTCGAATTGCACGTTGCGAAAGACATCGGTATAGAAAGTCACCTTGCTTCCCTTTTTGACCTTTGGCACATCCGTATCATAAATATTTGCTACAATGAGGATATTCTCAGGATCGGCGATAGTCATGATGGGACTCGTACCATCGACCTTGTCTCCTACGTGGGTTTGCACATCGGCAATGTAACCGTTCATGGGCGCCTTGATGATCACCGTGTCGGAGGCGGGCTTTCGTATTGCCGTCTCCCCCTCCATGGAGTAACCATAGATCCTGAGTTTACTCCGCATCCCGTCGAGGACCGCGGTCAGTTGCCTCTTTGTTGCTTCACTATTAAGAAGGTCGTTCTTGGTGACTGCCCCCACCTCAAAAAGCTGGCTATTGAGATTATATATTCTCTCCGCCTGGGTGAGCTGCGAAAGGGCGCTGAGATATGCGGAATAGGTGTCGGTAACTTCAGGACATAATACCGTGGCCAGGGCGTCGCCTTTTGCCACCCTGTCTCCCGGTTTCACGAAGATCTTGTGAACAGTCCCGGAAAGATAGGGGAGGATTTTCGACGATCCCTGGAGGTCCGGCTGAACGCTTCCGGTGGCTTCAATGTAGGTGGTGACGCCGCTTGTGGAGACTTTGAAGGTTTTGAGGCTGCCCTCTTCTTCCACGGTGGTTTTGGAAGGGACCTTTTTGCACCCCCCGAAGGAAAGGACCAGCAGTATTAGAATGGTTAAAAGGAGAGTACGTTTCATTATTTAATTTCCCCTGTATAGACCTTAAGCAGGTCTTTGTTGAGAACAGCCTGTGTGAGGGCCTGGTTATATTTGGTGATAAAGTCGCGATAGGTCTTTTGGGTGTCCAGCAGTTCAAGAACCGTGATGCCCCCAAGAGAAAAAGCCTTTTCCGTGTTTCGGAGCAGATCTTCCATCTCGGCCTTCCTCGTCTTATAGGACGTAAAGACCACTACACCGGATTTATACGTATTGAGGGCCTGGTTAAGCTCTGTCCCGATCCGGGCCTTTATCCGGGATATGAATACCTCCCCCTGTTTATATTCCGCCTTGCGTTTAAGTATCTCTCCCTGGTACCGGTTAAAAATCGGAAGGGGTACGCTGAAACCGAACCCGATGCCGTTTGTGGCGGGGTTTCCCGTGGAATCCCATTCGCCCCCGAGGGTCACATCCGGGAATCTCTGTGCCTTTGCAAGTGATAATGAATAATCCGCTGCCTTGAGCTGTTTTTGGGCGGACAAGTAATCAAACCTGTTCTCATATGCCCTCTCCAAAAGCTCCGCAACCGGGTATTCCCGGAACTCCTCTTTCATCTCCTGCTTTTTTGGGGTATATTTTACCGGTGCTCCGAGCAGGAAATTGAAGGATTCCACATTATTATTCAATTGCGTCGTGAGGTTGGTCACGTTGTTTTCGAGATCGATTCTCGCAATCTTGAGTTTCGTGTAATCGATGAGCGTGATAAAACCTGCATTAAACCTTTTTTCTGCCACGGAGAGGAGTCTGTCGTACCGGCTTAACTCGCCCCGGGCGAACTGGAGGTTGATCATGTCCTGGTGAAGGCTGTAATAAATGCCATAAAAACCTATGAGGAGGTTCCTTATTACGTCCTTGTGGGTAAGCCTGGAAGCCTCGAGCGCCTCTCCCGCAACGCTTGTACGGAGTCCCCTCTTCCCTGCTGTTTCTATTAACTGATCGATCCGCACCGTCATCTGTGTATTGTCCCACCTGTTCGTCTGCCACTTGCTCATGGCAAGGTTGGTATAGGCCATTGTGAGATTGGGGTTCGGCCTCAGCCTCGCGGTCACGAAATCGGCATATGCCCGATCTACTTCATATTTGCTCACGATGATGTCATAATTATTTAGATAAAATATTGCCAGGCCATCTTCCATGGTGATCTCTTCCGACATTGCATTCCCTGCACACATCACGGAGAGCAGAAGGATGATCATGACAATCCTATTGGCGGCACTGCGGTTCATAATTCTTTCCTGCCTGAACTTGTTCATTTTCATCTCTTTTAAGGAGGCCCCGGGCCATGCTTCTGCCCTTTACAGGTTTTCTTGACTTTAGTAATAACGGGTGCCGGACATGCCGGTCCCATAGCCGAAGGCGACGACTGTTACCCGAACATGATCATAAGTTATAAGACCGGTCACGACAGACATTCAAAGCAGACCTGTCCGGCAGACGGTGAATATCTTATGTTATACGTGTGAGGGGGGTCCCCGACAGATGTGAAGGAAAAGCGTGTTCTGACTAATAAAAGGAGAGGGGTAAGGAAAAGCGCAATACTGCTCAATACCGCTTCGTTGCGCGAGATCACAGTCGATTCCTGCGACCGCGATCTCCGCATTTGCTTCTAAGAATCCGGGATAACGAAGCCATGAATAGCCATGGCTCTGGTAAGTCTCCACGGTCAGAAAGGAGACCAAAAAGACTGCCGCGAAAGTAAGCGCGATAACCCGGATCGTGACTTTTGAGCTAAACATAGCCGAAATTACTCTAATCTTATCTCGGGGCCATGTCAACTCAAAAATGTTTTTCTCACTTCCCGTACTTCATAATCTTCAAGGTAGCGATATTCTCCCGGCTTCAGATCTCCGAGAGTAATGTTTCCGATCCTGATCCGTTTCAACTTCAGGACGTGGTGCCCCAGCTTCTCTCCGATCTTCCTGATCATCCGGTTCTTGCCTTCTCTGACTACCACGCGGTACCAGCTATTTTGAAGGGAAGTTTTCACGTAGCCCACGTCCTCCACCTTATGAAGGGAGCCGTCAATGAGCACGCCCTGTTTCATCTGCTTCATACTTTCCCTGTCGAAGGACCCTTTGATCTTGATGAGGTATTCCTTTTCGACCTGAAACTTCGGGTGGGCGACATGATTCGCAAATTCCCCGTCATTGGTAAAGAGCATCAACCCTTCGGAATGATAATCGAGCCTCCCCACCGGAAACAACCGGCCCTCTATGGGCAGGAGATTTCTCGCAATCACCCTGTCGTCATCAAACTTCAGATCGGAAAGTACTTTTACGGGCTTGTAAAGAGCGATGTAAAGTTTAGCGGTATTGTCATTAAGGATTTGCTTTTCGTATGTTACAACATCTTTCTCAGGCATTACTTGATGCTGAGGCTCTAATATCACAATGTTATTAACTTTAACTTGACCTCTCGCAATAATATCCTCTGCCTTTCTCCGCGAGGCAATTCCACAGCGAGCTAAAAATACTGACAGCCTGATCGATTCCATCCCGTGACGCACCCCTCTAATCTTTGAAATATTCTATTGCCTTGCCGGACTCCAGGCTGTGTACGGCCTTGAGGAGCAGACGAGTCTTCTCTGTCTGTTTATAGATCCTGAAATCGATATTTTCCTTCTCAAGGGACGGGTTCAGATGGACCTCCACATATAAATCGCCATCTTTGTCAATATTTACCATTACCTCCTTCTCTATGTCTCTCGTAGAAGAATAAAGTAAGGAATTTCTATTGTTTGCAAAATAACCCCGGCGGAATGAGACGCTCACCCGATGAATCCCTTTTTCCACCGCCGGTATTATTATATCATCTTTTGCCCCTAAATTGAGTTTTACATTGTCCACCTTTATTGCCACATCCACCGGACTTATGATATTGAATCCGGTCCTCCTCAGGGCATTGACTTTGAAGACGTCGCCATTGGCCTCATTAGTAATGATATCTGCAATCTCATTCCTGTCGGGGATGTATTGCCGGCTTTTAAGGATTACTTTGGCGGAGATATATTCTTTCTTCTCTATGGGCCTGAAGGGCTGCACGATCTCGCCGGCCTCGCTAAGGTCCGACAGGGAGGTGAGTGTCGAACGGAAAGCCATGCCCTCTTCCCCGAAAAGACGATCGAATCTATAGAGAGTAACGTGGAGACTTCCGTTTTTCAGTGCGTAAGTGCCTGAAATCACCACATCCACTCCAGCCCGAAGCATGGCCTGGTTAAGGGTGATAGCCGTGTCACGATAACTCGAAGGATAGAAGATAAAGTCTTTCACGCCCATATCCTTGTGCAGCCTGATCCTGGCCTTTTGAGAGAATGTGGATTCAAGTCCTTTTTGTATTCTTTTGGAAAGGGCGGTTACACTGTTATGCTCGTCGAAGATATCATGAATATAGACGTGTACTTTCTTGTGCGGTTGATAAGGATCTACGGTCCGGGCCACCATATTGTAAAGGAGGGGATAAAACTTCTCATCCACCCTTCTCAGTTTCTCGATGGAAACGAAATTACCTCTTTGGACTTCGACCCGGGCTTTGATAATCTGGCATACACTCGATCCCTCATCTACCAAAGAGATCACGGCGCATTCGGCAATAGGGTTAGCCAGGCCTACATCCGGGGTGGGTGCGATCACGAGAATATCACCCTTTATGAGTCCGTCCCTCGTACCCAGGCTCGTGATGGCTTTATCGGCAACGGTAAGATTGATCCTCTCCTGGAGCAGGATCGCCGAGGTTACCTGTCCTGTGGCATAATCCGCCGAAAGGCAGGAGCCGGAAAACCCCCATGCCAGGACAAGCGCCGTCAGGACCGCCCAAATCTTCCGCATATGTCTCCCCTTGGTTCTCATTTTCATTTATCGGCCTCGGAATAAAGATTTCTCAGTATCATGGGGGTGATGAAGAGGAGAAGCTCCGATTTTTCCATGCTCTTGAAATCCCTGTTGAATAACCATTTTATCACGGGTATTTTGCTCAGAAAGGGAACACCCTGATTACTAATGTTTTCGGTAGTCTCATAAATCCCTCCGATAACGGCAGTCTCACCGTCACGGATGATTATCTCGGTTATGGCCTCCCTCTTGTCTATGGTCGGTCCCGCCACCGTCTGATTGGTAAAATCCGCTGAGTCCTTCGTGGTCCGCACTTTAAGCCTTATAGTCCCGTCTCTCAGTATTACCTGGGGCGTCACCTCGAGACCGAGATAGGCGTCGGCGAATTGGGTTTGAGTGCCCTGCATCGAGACCGTCTGGTAGGGTATCTGTTTTCCCTGATTGATCTTGGCTGCCTTGCCGTCCGATGTTACCACCTTGGGGTGGGAGATAATCCTCACCTTCCCTTCCGATTCCAGGGCGCTCAACTGCACATCGAGATTGAGGCTATCCCGGCCGTTCCCGATGAAGACCCCGAGAATCCCACCGGAGCCCGTGCCTACGGCGGCAGGAAGATTGACATTGTAGGGGAATGTAGATCCATCCCTCTGTCCCACCATGCCTATCGTCGGGGTATAAGTATTCGAGGTCGTCGCCGTCTTGCCGCCGCCCAGGACATAATCCTGGCCGCGGACCCTGCTCGAATAGCTCGCCCCCCACTGCACACCCAGGTCTTTGATGACGCTGGTGCTTGCCTGGACGATTCTCGCCTCTATCTGCACCTGCGAAGGCTTGATGTCGTGCTCTTTGATCCTTCTCTTGAGCTGGTCCACATTATCCCTCGTGTCCTTGAGAATCAATGCATTGGTCCATTTCACGAGTGTCACCGATCCGTTCGGCGTAAGCAGGCTTCGCACCCCCGCGCCGCCCGCAGGGACTGCCACGGTGCCCGTTCCGGGCGTTGGTATGCCACGTATCATCCTCTCCACGTCTATTGCGTCGACATAATTGAGAAACACGGTCTCAGTGACAAAGCCGTCCTCCAATTTCTCTCTCATCTCTTTTTCCGTCAGGACGGCAAGCTTTTCCTTCTTGTCTTTCTCCTTCTCCTCGAAAAATTTCTTCGACGTCATAATCCTGATGATTTTTCCCTCTTCGAGCATGGCGAGGTCGTGATTTTTGACGATTATATCCATGGCCTCGTCCCACGAGACGTTCTCGAGCTTGACTGTCACCTTGGCCTTCACGTCGTCGGCGATAATCATATTGCGGCCCGATATGTCGGAGAGGGCCCTCAGCACGTTTCTCACATCGGCATCCATAAAATCGAAGGAGACCTTGGGAGTAACCTTTTTCATGGTTTGCCCCTCCGAAACCAGCGGCGCCGACAGGAGGAGCAGGATCGATAATGCAACTATTTGCTTATGCATGCGTCACCCTCTATTTCTTCGGGAGATCGATATCAATCTTCTTGATCTCCCCTTTTAGCTTGTAGCCCAGAATAACCTTGCCCGGCGGAATATCGAGTACCCAGAGGTTCTTGTTCAGAAAATCGCCCTTTTTCAACATTATCCCCTTGCCCTGCATATCTTCCATCATGGCGAACCGTTTATTATCCGATTTGACTTCGCCCACAAATCTCAGCTCCTCGAGCTCATACCCGGATTTCGCCTCTCCTCCGTCCCTTTTCTGCTTTGCCCTGAGCAGGTTCACGGGCTCAAAAGGATTTCTCCTGTTTTCAGAAGAATAGGAGAAATCGGATATGTTGACCCCCTGCGGGGCAGGCCCCTTTTGTTCAACCGAATAGGAGAGGCCGGTGGTGACCATCAGCAGCATCAGGGCGATTACAATGCATCGAATAACCAGGGAGGTTCCTTTCATAGGGGCTCCTCTCACTTTCCCTTTGGTGGCTGGCCTGTATAGATATAGGATTTTGCGGTGCATTCCCCCTCCAGGACGATCTTGTTCGCGGGGCCTTTGGCGGCAAGTGAAAAATCGGTGATATCGATCATACGGTCCGCTTTCCGTATGCCGTCAAAAAAATAGCCTATATTATGAAATGGTCCGTTATATCTGATCTTAAAAGGAAATTCCCCGTAAAACTCTTTGTTCTGAACCGTCCCGGGCTCAAAATAGGTAACCTTGACCTTGCTCTCGGTTCCAACCGCGGAGACGCTTCTCAGGAGATTAGGGATATCTTTTGTCTCAGGAAGCTGTCTCAGTATGCCGTCGAGCTGTTCTCTCAGCTTGACGAATTCACTGCGGTAGCGGGGCATATTATTTTTTATCTCTATCATCCTGTCGAGATCTCTTTTTGCCTC is part of the Syntrophorhabdaceae bacterium genome and harbors:
- a CDS encoding pilus assembly protein PilP, with amino-acid sequence MKGTSLVIRCIVIALMLLMVTTGLSYSVEQKGPAPQGVNISDFSYSSENRRNPFEPVNLLRAKQKRDGGEAKSGYELEELRFVGEVKSDNKRFAMMEDMQGKGIMLKKGDFLNKNLWVLDIPPGKVILGYKLKGEIKKIDIDLPKK
- a CDS encoding pseudouridine synthase — protein: MPEKDVVTYEKQILNDNTAKLYIALYKPVKVLSDLKFDDDRVIARNLLPIEGRLFPVGRLDYHSEGLMLFTNDGEFANHVAHPKFQVEKEYLIKIKGSFDRESMKQMKQGVLIDGSLHKVEDVGYVKTSLQNSWYRVVVREGKNRMIRKIGEKLGHHVLKLKRIRIGNITLGDLKPGEYRYLEDYEVREVRKTFLS
- a CDS encoding efflux RND transporter periplasmic adaptor subunit, producing the protein MKRTLLLTILILLVLSFGGCKKVPSKTTVEEEGSLKTFKVSTSGVTTYIEATGSVQPDLQGSSKILPYLSGTVHKIFVKPGDRVAKGDALATVLCPEVTDTYSAYLSALSQLTQAERIYNLNSQLFEVGAVTKNDLLNSEATKRQLTAVLDGMRSKLRIYGYSMEGETAIRKPASDTVIIKAPMNGYIADVQTHVGDKVDGTSPIMTIADPENILIVANIYDTDVPKVKKGSKVTFYTDVFRNVQFEGIITYVSDVSDQDAKTVKTYIKLVGGKEYFKQNMFLKLMIEHEKKLLPMIPQSAMIYREGKFYVYCPVKGKGKMCEIKEIKPFREVSGKYMAVEGLEEGQEIVLSAIELEKP
- the pilO gene encoding type 4a pilus biogenesis protein PilO translates to MKMDLGLEALGRKIGNVAATYQLVIVIALNLAIFGVVFFLTIRPQFEEKQKVATQYQEAKRDLDRMIEIKNNMPRYRSEFVKLREQLDGILRQLPETKDIPNLLRSVSAVGTESKVKVTYFEPGTVQNKEFYGEFPFKIRYNGPFHNIGYFFDGIRKADRMIDITDFSLAAKGPANKIVLEGECTAKSYIYTGQPPKGK
- the pilQ gene encoding type IV pilus secretin PilQ gives rise to the protein MHKQIVALSILLLLSAPLVSEGQTMKKVTPKVSFDFMDADVRNVLRALSDISGRNMIIADDVKAKVTVKLENVSWDEAMDIIVKNHDLAMLEEGKIIRIMTSKKFFEEKEKDKKEKLAVLTEKEMREKLEDGFVTETVFLNYVDAIDVERMIRGIPTPGTGTVAVPAGGAGVRSLLTPNGSVTLVKWTNALILKDTRDNVDQLKRRIKEHDIKPSQVQIEARIVQASTSVIKDLGVQWGASYSSRVRGQDYVLGGGKTATTSNTYTPTIGMVGQRDGSTFPYNVNLPAAVGTGSGGILGVFIGNGRDSLNLDVQLSALESEGKVRIISHPKVVTSDGKAAKINQGKQIPYQTVSMQGTQTQFADAYLGLEVTPQVILRDGTIRLKVRTTKDSADFTNQTVAGPTIDKREAITEIIIRDGETAVIGGIYETTENISNQGVPFLSKIPVIKWLFNRDFKSMEKSELLLFITPMILRNLYSEADK
- a CDS encoding TolC family protein, whose protein sequence is MNKFRQERIMNRSAANRIVMIILLLSVMCAGNAMSEEITMEDGLAIFYLNNYDIIVSKYEVDRAYADFVTARLRPNPNLTMAYTNLAMSKWQTNRWDNTQMTVRIDQLIETAGKRGLRTSVAGEALEASRLTHKDVIRNLLIGFYGIYYSLHQDMINLQFARGELSRYDRLLSVAEKRFNAGFITLIDYTKLKIARIDLENNVTNLTTQLNNNVESFNFLLGAPVKYTPKKQEMKEEFREYPVAELLERAYENRFDYLSAQKQLKAADYSLSLAKAQRFPDVTLGGEWDSTGNPATNGIGFGFSVPLPIFNRYQGEILKRKAEYKQGEVFISRIKARIGTELNQALNTYKSGVVVFTSYKTRKAEMEDLLRNTEKAFSLGGITVLELLDTQKTYRDFITKYNQALTQAVLNKDLLKVYTGEIK
- a CDS encoding efflux RND transporter permease subunit is translated as MRKLTVFVTTHSGLLLVLVLTTFVLSLFVVKDLNVEAFPDPSPPMVQIVSIYEGKSAEEVERRITIPIEVGLAGMRGLERINSASLYGLSDVKCKFSYEMPYREARQEVINRLSDISLPDGVQPNLIPSPMGEVMQYILYGSNNLMELRTLQDWTVGRHLKTAQGVEDVANYGGYIKAYVVKVLPEDLIKYGITLSQVLDALARSNVSVGGRTIELGDQYYMVRGLGLIKGLGDIGNTIVTYKNGKAILIENIAEVALGNKPRTG